The nucleotide sequence GATATCCTCGCGGACGTGTTATTGAAATCTACGGACCTGAAAGTTCAGGTAAGACAACTGTTGCGCTTCATGCAATTGCAGAAGTACAGGCTAATGGCGGCCAGGCGGCATTCATTGACGCTGAACACGCTCTGGATCCTGTATATGCACAGAAGCTTGGAGTTAATATCGATGAGCTGCTTCTTTCGCAGCCAGACACGGGAGAACAAGCTCTGGAAATCGCAGAAGCGCTAGTGCGAAGTGGAGCAATTGACATTATTGTTGTTGACTCCGTTGCAGCTCTTGTTCCGAAGGCTGAAATTGAAGGCGAGATGGGTGATGCTCACGTTGGTCTTCAGGCTCGTTTGATGTCTCAGGCATTGCGTAAGCTTTCTGGTGCGATCAACAAGTCCAAGACTATTGCGATTTTCATTAACCAGATTCGTGAAAAAGTCGGCGTTATGTTCGGTAACCCTGAAACAACACCTGGCGGTCGCGCTTTGAAATTCTATTCAAGCGTACGTCTTGAAGTGCGCCGTGCTGAAACATTGAAGCAGGGCAATGATATGGTTGGTAACAAAACAAGGATCAAAGTTGTCAAGAACAAGGTTGCGCCTCCGTTCCGTACAGCTGAAGTGGATATCATGTACGGTGAAGGGATATCCCAAGAGGGGGAAATCATCGACATGGGATCAGATCTTGATATCGTCGATAAGAGCGGTTCCTGGTATTCCTATAGTGGTGAGCGTCTTGGACAGGGAAGGGAAAACGCAAAGATGTTCCTTAAAGAAAACCCGTCCATCCGTCTTGAAATCAAGCAAAAGATCCGTAACCATTACGGCCTTGATGGCGAATTCACGGTAACGGAAACTGATGAAGACCAGGAAGAACTTAAATTGGATTAATAGGTTATCTATGTTTATCGTCAAGGTCTCCTGAAATCAGGAGGCCTTGTTTGTGTATATTCACTCTTAAAAGTAAGAATTGAATGAATAATTAATCAAACCAATAGAATCCACGTGGGACAAACCCTTGACAATAAAATTTGGCAGCTTTACAATTAAAAATGTATATTTTACATTTTCATGGTATTAAAAACGTTTAAAAGCATTTGAGCTGTATATTGATGCTTGTAACAATGTACATGCCGACACTTTAAAAAACGTAACACAAGTTCATAGCAAGAGGAGGTGAAAATGATGGATCTAATTATTTCAATCATCTCCATTTTGCTTGGCCTATTCGTCGGTGCAGTTGTTGGCTATTTTTATCGTAAATCCGTTGCGGAAGCAAAAATTGCAGGTGCCAAAAACGCCGCAGAACAGATTGTTGACGATGCGAAGCGTGAAGCAGAGGCTATGAAAAAGGAGGCCCTGCTGGAGGCTAAGGATGAAAATCACAAACTGCGTACTGAAGCAGAGCGTGAGGTTCGTGAACGAAGAAATGAACTGCAAAAACAAGAAAATCGTTTATTGCAAAAAGAGGAGAATCTTGATCGCAAAGATGAGTCGTTGAACAAACGTGAAAATCTTTTAGAGAAAAAAGATGACGCTCTTTCCAAAAGACAACAGCATATTGAAGAGATGGAAAGCAAAGTGGACGAGATGGTACGAAATCAGCAGACTGAACTAGAACGCATCTCGGGCTTAACGCGTGATGAGGCTAAATCCATCATTTTGGAGCGTACTGAGCAAGAACTTGCTCACGACATTGCACTAATGATTAAGGAAAACGAAAACAGGGCGAAAGAAGAATCCGATAAGAAAGCAAAAGAAGTACTTTCACTAGCCATTCAAAGATGTGCAGCAGATCATGTTGCTGAAACGACTGTATCAGTCGTAAATCTTCCGAATGATGAAATGAAAGGACGCATTATCGGACGTGAGGGACGGAATATCCGCACCCTGGAAACGTTGACGGGAATTGATCTCATTATTGATGACACTCCGGAAGCGGTTATCCTTTCTGGATTTGACCCAATCAGACGTGAAACAGCCCGTCTAGCTCTAGACAAGCTTGTCCAGGATGGACGTATTCATCCGGCTCGAATTGAAGAAATGGTTGAGAAAGCGCGCCGTGAAGTTGATGAACATATTCGTGAGGTTGGGGAACAGACTACCTTCGAAGTGGGAGTTCACGGACTGCATCCAGATCTTATCAAAATTCTTGGCCGCTTGAAGTATCGTACAAGCTACGGACAGAATGTTCTTAAGCATTCAATGGAAGTAGCCCAATTGTCCGGATTGCTTGCTGCAGAGCTAGGTGAAGATGAAACATTAGCTCGCCGCGCAGGACTCCTGCATGATATCGGAAAGGCGATCGACCATGAGGTAGAAGGCAGCCACGTTGAAATCGGCGTTGAGCTGGCTACGAAGTATAAGGAACATCCTGTTGTGATCAACAGTATTGCTTCCCACCATGGTGATACTGAGCCGACTTCGATCATTGCAGTACTTGTTGCTGCTGCTGATGCATTGTCAGCTGCAAGGCCTGGTGCTCGCAGCGAAGCGCTTGAAAACTATATCCGCCGTCTCGAAAGGCTGGAAGAGATTTCAGAATCCTATGAAGGAGTCGAAAAATCATTCGCTATTCAGGCGGGTAGAGAAATCAGGATCATGGTTAAGCCAGATCAAATCGATGACTTGCAGGCACACCGCCTCGCACGAGATATTCGCAAGAAAATCGAGGAAGAACTCGATTATCCTGGACATATCAAGGTTACAGTCATCCGTGAGACACGGGCAGTTGAATATGCAAAATAAAGCGGTGCTTAGGCGCCGCTTTTTATTTTGGTTTAAGAAGAAAAACTCAAAATTAGGAAGAACGGGAGATTTTAAGAAATAACGCGGAGATTTCGACG is from Mesobacillus boroniphilus and encodes:
- the recA gene encoding recombinase RecA, whose protein sequence is MSDRQAALDMALKQIEKQFGKGSVMKLGEKTDTKISTSPSGSLALDAALGIGGYPRGRVIEIYGPESSGKTTVALHAIAEVQANGGQAAFIDAEHALDPVYAQKLGVNIDELLLSQPDTGEQALEIAEALVRSGAIDIIVVDSVAALVPKAEIEGEMGDAHVGLQARLMSQALRKLSGAINKSKTIAIFINQIREKVGVMFGNPETTPGGRALKFYSSVRLEVRRAETLKQGNDMVGNKTRIKVVKNKVAPPFRTAEVDIMYGEGISQEGEIIDMGSDLDIVDKSGSWYSYSGERLGQGRENAKMFLKENPSIRLEIKQKIRNHYGLDGEFTVTETDEDQEELKLD
- the rny gene encoding ribonuclease Y; protein product: MDLIISIISILLGLFVGAVVGYFYRKSVAEAKIAGAKNAAEQIVDDAKREAEAMKKEALLEAKDENHKLRTEAEREVRERRNELQKQENRLLQKEENLDRKDESLNKRENLLEKKDDALSKRQQHIEEMESKVDEMVRNQQTELERISGLTRDEAKSIILERTEQELAHDIALMIKENENRAKEESDKKAKEVLSLAIQRCAADHVAETTVSVVNLPNDEMKGRIIGREGRNIRTLETLTGIDLIIDDTPEAVILSGFDPIRRETARLALDKLVQDGRIHPARIEEMVEKARREVDEHIREVGEQTTFEVGVHGLHPDLIKILGRLKYRTSYGQNVLKHSMEVAQLSGLLAAELGEDETLARRAGLLHDIGKAIDHEVEGSHVEIGVELATKYKEHPVVINSIASHHGDTEPTSIIAVLVAAADALSAARPGARSEALENYIRRLERLEEISESYEGVEKSFAIQAGREIRIMVKPDQIDDLQAHRLARDIRKKIEEELDYPGHIKVTVIRETRAVEYAK